A window of the Virgibacillus pantothenticus genome harbors these coding sequences:
- a CDS encoding sensor histidine kinase: MKDFLKDSIPTVLFFYAQLLVFIFIVQLFYGIKSVPMGWDLITYLFILLTFGLLLFLAYRYYRLRDYYVTIHQDKENVTWLPDPPTQLLTNIKQQHDTQTSRYAEEIERLKQQKQMEFHFIQQWVHQMKTPVSVMHLTLQKEKLQLPQGFLHNMHEELERMQQGLDLALYQSRLQKFDRDFQVQQIELRALVKEVIQEFKSSFIRNQVYPELEIPQNYIVTTDSKWLRFVINQAVSNAIKYSKPESAKIYFRTKVFDHKLTLQITDTGYGIPREDINRVFDPFFTGKNGRKFRESTGMGLYLSKQVCIELGHELTISSEEGKGTTVSIHFQQH, translated from the coding sequence ATGAAAGACTTTCTGAAAGATAGTATTCCGACAGTGCTGTTCTTTTACGCCCAATTATTGGTTTTCATATTTATCGTTCAGCTATTCTATGGGATTAAATCTGTGCCGATGGGCTGGGATTTAATTACGTATTTATTTATCTTGTTAACGTTTGGTTTACTGCTATTTTTAGCTTATCGCTATTATCGATTACGTGATTACTATGTTACGATTCATCAAGATAAAGAAAATGTAACCTGGCTCCCAGACCCACCTACTCAGTTATTGACAAATATTAAACAGCAACATGATACACAAACGAGTCGCTATGCCGAAGAAATTGAACGTTTAAAACAACAAAAGCAAATGGAGTTTCATTTTATTCAACAATGGGTCCATCAAATGAAAACACCCGTTTCTGTGATGCATTTAACATTGCAAAAAGAAAAATTGCAGTTACCTCAGGGTTTCTTGCATAATATGCATGAAGAGTTAGAGCGGATGCAGCAAGGCTTAGATTTAGCTTTATACCAATCCCGCTTACAAAAATTTGACCGAGATTTTCAAGTACAGCAAATTGAATTAAGGGCACTAGTTAAAGAGGTTATTCAAGAATTTAAATCCAGTTTTATTCGTAATCAAGTATATCCCGAACTCGAAATCCCGCAAAACTATATCGTAACAACAGATTCCAAATGGTTGCGATTTGTAATCAATCAAGCAGTTTCTAACGCGATTAAATATTCAAAACCGGAATCTGCAAAAATTTATTTTCGTACAAAAGTATTCGATCATAAACTTACATTACAAATTACCGATACAGGCTATGGGATACCTCGAGAAGACATTAACAGAGTTTTCGATCCTTTTTTCACTGGCAAAAACGGAAGAAAATTTCGTGAATCAACAGGGATGGGACTTTATTTATCCAAACAAGTTTGTATCGAACTTGGTCATGAATTAACCATTTCTTCCGAAGAGGGAAAAGGAACAACAGTATCCATCCACTTTCAGCAGCATTAA
- a CDS encoding ABC transporter ATP-binding protein, translating to MHVLEANNLSKTYGSKRGISYEALHQFNLAVKQGEFIGIMGPSGSGKTTLLNLLSTIDKPSSGKVIINGKTVTSFSRHQLAKFRRKEMGFVFQDFNLLETLTIGENILLPLTLNKIKVKDMTHKLLLITKQLEINDIIDKRIMEVSGGQMQRAAIARALIHNPSIIFADEPTGNLDSKASLQVMNTLSHLQKHYQTATLMVTHDPFAASFCQRVIFIKDGKLYNEIHQGDNRQSFFEDILNMQSLLGGNIHDLQTVRF from the coding sequence ATGCATGTACTAGAAGCAAATAATTTGTCCAAAACGTACGGTAGCAAACGTGGAATTTCTTATGAGGCATTGCATCAATTCAATCTTGCTGTTAAGCAAGGTGAATTTATTGGTATTATGGGACCTTCTGGCAGTGGTAAAACGACATTATTAAATTTATTATCTACGATTGATAAACCAAGTTCAGGAAAAGTCATCATCAATGGAAAAACAGTCACGTCTTTTTCTCGCCACCAATTAGCAAAATTTAGAAGGAAAGAAATGGGCTTTGTTTTTCAGGACTTTAATTTACTGGAAACATTAACCATCGGGGAAAACATTTTACTACCATTGACCTTAAACAAAATAAAGGTGAAAGACATGACCCACAAGCTGCTCCTCATCACCAAGCAATTGGAGATTAATGACATTATAGACAAACGAATTATGGAAGTATCTGGAGGTCAAATGCAACGAGCCGCAATAGCTAGAGCGCTTATCCATAACCCGTCTATTATATTTGCAGATGAGCCAACTGGGAATCTGGACTCCAAAGCATCCCTGCAAGTGATGAACACGCTTAGTCATCTGCAAAAACATTATCAAACAGCAACTCTAATGGTGACACATGATCCGTTTGCAGCCAGCTTTTGCCAAAGAGTCATTTTTATTAAAGATGGTAAATTGTATAACGAGATTCATCAAGGTGATAATCGGCAAAGCTTCTTTGAAGACATCTTAAATATGCAGTCATTATTAGGAGGAAATATCCATGACCTTCAGACAGTTCGCTTTTAA
- a CDS encoding ABC transporter permease has product MTFRQFAFNNVKRNTRAYLSYFLSCMFAVIVFFMYTVVIFHPQIATYDFIDAVKLGIIVSEIIIYLFSFLFVLYSTAAFIKSRKKEYGILTTLGISKLQLNRMLILENTIIGLASIFAGILVGALFTKLFLMIFSFILGTGEVFSFYLSWKAIAITVLLFFIMFEVNSLLVVFTLRTKSIMEVFRGAKAPRKKPRFSWILSILALAAVVYSYYLAYTSDMISIMYRMFIILALIIPGTYFLFTQFSIALTSFLQRRKGIFYKHLNLLIISDLTYKLKDNARLLSMVTILSAVAFTSSGVLYGFFQSIEDETERFVPHDFSLVAEGEENKQTFIESIKQVETIFHETNTPFQSLKVPAIKTTSVSSSPYWDNVELIAFSYSNYQKMMEVNDQEPPSPIEDDQALLLTQPILSSYIPQIPNKLRFNSGKNQTELEIKTGKNTINATILATNALIVPDAVFTKFKQSGKQFFYYTAHIPNWIQHIDEIEKAEAAVTSPNIFPDSKAGMYTSFKKTMSYLFFFGIFISVLFFLAAGSILYFRMYQGIDNDVAHYYSLYRIGLTDKEMRQIATRQLAFLFFLPFLVAVIHAGFAYKALQNMLVSSVFIPSVYIISFYFIVHFINFIFIRNFYLSKLKKTWRASTL; this is encoded by the coding sequence ATGACCTTCAGACAGTTCGCTTTTAATAATGTAAAACGAAATACACGTGCATATTTGAGTTACTTTTTAAGTTGTATGTTTGCAGTGATCGTCTTTTTTATGTATACGGTCGTTATTTTTCATCCCCAAATAGCAACATATGACTTTATTGATGCCGTAAAATTAGGGATCATCGTCTCTGAAATTATTATCTATCTGTTTTCTTTTTTATTTGTGCTGTATTCTACAGCAGCTTTTATTAAATCCCGCAAAAAAGAATATGGTATCTTAACGACATTAGGAATTAGTAAACTTCAGCTAAATCGAATGCTAATTTTGGAAAATACGATCATCGGTCTGGCATCCATTTTTGCAGGTATTTTAGTAGGTGCTTTATTCACGAAGCTTTTCTTAATGATTTTTTCTTTCATTTTGGGAACGGGCGAAGTTTTTTCATTTTATTTATCCTGGAAGGCCATTGCTATTACAGTGCTCCTATTCTTTATCATGTTTGAAGTCAATTCACTGCTTGTCGTGTTTACGCTGCGAACGAAGTCTATCATGGAAGTTTTCCGTGGAGCAAAAGCACCAAGGAAAAAACCACGCTTTTCCTGGATATTAAGTATTCTTGCGCTAGCTGCTGTGGTCTATTCTTATTATTTAGCGTATACGTCCGATATGATTTCCATAATGTACCGGATGTTCATTATTTTAGCGCTTATTATTCCTGGAACATATTTTTTATTTACGCAGTTTAGTATCGCTTTAACCAGCTTTCTACAGCGAAGGAAGGGCATTTTTTATAAGCATTTAAATTTATTAATTATTTCCGATTTGACCTATAAATTAAAGGATAACGCTAGGTTACTTTCTATGGTTACCATTTTAAGTGCGGTTGCCTTTACGTCTTCTGGTGTGCTATACGGCTTTTTTCAAAGCATTGAAGATGAGACAGAACGTTTTGTTCCTCATGACTTCTCGCTTGTCGCTGAAGGAGAAGAAAATAAACAAACTTTTATTGAAAGTATAAAACAAGTCGAAACGATCTTTCATGAGACAAATACACCATTTCAGTCACTAAAGGTACCTGCTATAAAAACAACATCTGTATCCAGTTCTCCATACTGGGATAATGTGGAGCTAATTGCATTTAGTTATTCAAATTACCAAAAAATGATGGAAGTAAACGATCAAGAGCCACCCTCACCTATAGAGGATGATCAAGCACTGTTACTTACTCAACCAATTTTAAGTTCATATATACCACAAATACCAAATAAATTACGGTTTAATTCTGGAAAAAATCAAACAGAACTTGAAATAAAAACTGGTAAAAATACGATCAATGCAACGATATTGGCGACCAATGCACTTATTGTACCGGATGCTGTATTCACTAAATTCAAACAGTCTGGGAAGCAGTTTTTTTATTATACAGCTCATATTCCAAATTGGATACAGCATATTGATGAAATTGAAAAAGCAGAAGCTGCTGTAACAAGCCCTAATATCTTTCCAGATTCTAAGGCAGGCATGTACACAAGTTTTAAAAAAACGATGTCGTACCTGTTCTTTTTTGGTATATTTATTAGTGTCCTATTCTTTTTAGCTGCTGGGTCGATTCTCTATTTTCGCATGTATCAAGGTATCGATAATGATGTAGCACATTATTATTCGCTCTATCGAATTGGCTTAACGGATAAAGAGATGAGGCAAATTGCTACCAGACAGTTGGCGTTTCTCTTCTTCCTGCCATTTTTAGTAGCCGTTATTCATGCTGGTTTTGCATATAAAGCGTTGCAAAATATGCTCGTGTCATCTGTTTTCATACCAAGCGTCTACATTATTTCGTTTTATTTTATCGTTCATTTTATCAATTTTATCTTTATCCGTAACTTTTATCTTTCTAAGCTCAAAAAAACATGGCGCGCCTCTACTTTGTAA
- a CDS encoding response regulator transcription factor: protein MKKIYLIEDDKKIADLLKDYLEKYEYDIELVQEFDHILEEFSSFDPHLVLLDINLPSYDGFYWCRKIRSISNCPIIFISARDSGMDQVMAIENGGDDYITKPFNFDVVQAKIKGIMRRIYGEYATSTPADSIEIHGLFLHLTAMEVSLNETRALLTKNEFILLKAFMEHLNQVLSRTYLLEMLWDDEHFVDDNTLSVNITRVRKKLEDIGVSQSIQTVRGAGYKMVDTWSERQ, encoded by the coding sequence TTGAAAAAAATATATCTTATAGAAGATGACAAAAAAATCGCTGATTTATTAAAAGATTATCTGGAAAAATACGAATATGATATTGAGCTCGTTCAAGAATTTGACCATATATTAGAAGAGTTTTCAAGCTTCGATCCACATCTTGTCTTACTCGATATAAATCTGCCTAGCTATGACGGATTTTATTGGTGCCGAAAAATTCGCAGCATATCCAACTGCCCGATAATCTTTATTTCCGCACGGGATTCAGGAATGGATCAAGTTATGGCAATAGAGAACGGCGGGGATGATTACATTACAAAGCCGTTTAACTTTGATGTTGTTCAAGCAAAAATAAAAGGGATTATGCGTAGAATCTATGGGGAATATGCCACAAGTACACCAGCTGATAGCATAGAAATTCACGGTCTATTCCTTCATCTAACTGCAATGGAAGTTAGTCTGAATGAGACCAGAGCCTTACTTACGAAGAATGAATTTATTTTGCTGAAGGCATTTATGGAGCATTTGAATCAAGTATTATCTAGGACTTATCTATTGGAAATGCTATGGGATGACGAACATTTTGTGGATGACAATACATTATCTGTCAATATTACTCGGGTGCGTAAAAAGCTAGAAGATATTGGTGTTAGTCAAAGCATTCAAACCGTTCGTGGCGCAGGATACAAAATGGTTGATACATGGAGTGAACGGCAATGA